A DNA window from Cherax quadricarinatus isolate ZL_2023a unplaced genomic scaffold, ASM3850222v1 Contig3361, whole genome shotgun sequence contains the following coding sequences:
- the LOC138850953 gene encoding FH1/FH2 domain-containing protein 3-like isoform X5, with protein sequence MVMCSVKKLLTTMLPTPEEKHKIQEATICNPYLPLGSAEQFFMMLSSISELPARLKLWIFKLDYENMEKNIGVFSRLCRAYICSGNYLSASDDWVRSTEAVLNI encoded by the exons AAATTATTGACTACAATGTTACCAACACCTGAAGAGAAGCACAAGATTCAAGAAGCCACCATTTGCAACCCATACCTTCCTCTTGGGTCGGCAGAACAGTTTTTTATGATGCTGTCGTCCATATCTGAACTTCCCGCCAGATTAAAACTCTGGATCTTTAAGCTAGACTATGAGAACATGGAGAAG AATATCGGAGTTTTTAGCAGACTGTGCAGAGCATATATTTGTTCTGGGAATTATTTATCAGCGAGTGATGACTGGGTAAGGAGCACAGAAGCAGTATTGAATATCTAG
- the LOC138850953 gene encoding FH1/FH2 domain-containing protein 3-like isoform X3, which produces MVMCSVKKLLTTMLPTPEEKHKIQEATICNPYLPLGSAEQFFMMLSSISELPARLKLWIFKLDYENMEKTDSITRVSKVDFEELSNNIAKIEVDCKESWDHLKAIVKHDGPTQIKLNVLQ; this is translated from the exons AAATTATTGACTACAATGTTACCAACACCTGAAGAGAAGCACAAGATTCAAGAAGCCACCATTTGCAACCCATACCTTCCTCTTGGGTCGGCAGAACAGTTTTTTATGATGCTGTCGTCCATATCTGAACTTCCCGCCAGATTAAAACTCTGGATCTTTAAGCTAGACTATGAGAACATGGAGAAG ACTGACTCAATCACCCGTGTCTCGAAGGTGGACTTCGAGGAGCTGTCTAATAACATTGCCAAGATAGAGGTCGACTGTAAAGAATCATGGGATCATCTAAAAGCCATTGTAAAACATGATGGTCCTACACAGATTAAGCTCAA TGTGCTCCAGTGA
- the LOC138850953 gene encoding FH1/FH2 domain-containing protein 3-like isoform X2, with translation MVMCSVKKLLTTMLPTPEEKHKIQEATICNPYLPLGSAEQFFMMLSSISELPARLKLWIFKLDYENMEKTDSITRVSKVDFEELSNNIAKIEVDCKESWDHLKAIVKHDGPTQIKLNVFQ, from the exons AAATTATTGACTACAATGTTACCAACACCTGAAGAGAAGCACAAGATTCAAGAAGCCACCATTTGCAACCCATACCTTCCTCTTGGGTCGGCAGAACAGTTTTTTATGATGCTGTCGTCCATATCTGAACTTCCCGCCAGATTAAAACTCTGGATCTTTAAGCTAGACTATGAGAACATGGAGAAG ACTGACTCAATCACCCGTGTCTCGAAGGTGGACTTCGAGGAGCTGTCTAATAACATTGCCAAGATAGAGGTCGACTGTAAAGAATCATGGGATCATCTAAAAGCCATTGTAAAACATGATGGTCCTACACAGATTAAGCTCAA TGTGTTCCAGTGA
- the LOC138850953 gene encoding FH1/FH2 domain-containing protein 3-like isoform X4, which yields MLPTPEEKHKIQEATICNPYLPLGSAEQFFMMLSSISELPARLKLWIFKLDYENMEKTDSITRVSKVDFEELSNNIAKIEVDCKESWDHLKAIVKHDGPTQIKLNVFQ from the exons ATGTTACCAACACCTGAAGAGAAGCACAAGATTCAAGAAGCCACCATTTGCAACCCATACCTTCCTCTTGGGTCGGCAGAACAGTTTTTTATGATGCTGTCGTCCATATCTGAACTTCCCGCCAGATTAAAACTCTGGATCTTTAAGCTAGACTATGAGAACATGGAGAAG ACTGACTCAATCACCCGTGTCTCGAAGGTGGACTTCGAGGAGCTGTCTAATAACATTGCCAAGATAGAGGTCGACTGTAAAGAATCATGGGATCATCTAAAAGCCATTGTAAAACATGATGGTCCTACACAGATTAAGCTCAA TGTGTTCCAGTGA